One window of the Diospyros lotus cultivar Yz01 chromosome 12, ASM1463336v1, whole genome shotgun sequence genome contains the following:
- the LOC127787701 gene encoding (S)-N-methylcoclaurine 3'-hydroxylase isozyme 1-like, producing MAETYLLLPLPILLFPLLLLFLKHFKASFLSNKPQLPPGPKPWPILGNILHMGKTPHVTLARFAQTYGPLISLRLGTQVLIVGSSPVVAAEILKTHDRIMSARYVPHAAPFKSPERNYLSLGLAAECNDAWKHLRTICRTELFSAKALQSQACSTEKKVMEMVEYLNSKEGMVVKLGEVVFATVFNMLSNVLLSRDLMRLAEGCMDGGMKGVIRELMEVVSAPNLSDFYPIFGPLDLQGLNKKWMKLLKKLHTIWEPIIQERRERKQGQGDFLDALIDDGFSDDQINQLLVELFGAGTDTTTSTIEWAIAELIKNPDSMKKVREELARELGKELPKESNLPKLPYLQACVKETLRLHPSAPLLLPRRALETCQVMNYTIPKDAQIIVNAWAIGRDPISWKDPLQFKPDRFLNSTMDYRGNDYELVPFGAGRRICPGLPMAAKVVPLVVSSLIHSFDWHLPLGNNPFELDMNEKFGITLQKEQPLLLIPTTKK from the exons ATGGCTGAAacatatcttcttcttcctcttccaatCCTCCTCTTCCCTCTCCTCCTGCTCTTTCTCAAGCATTTCAAAGCTTCATTTCTCTCAAACAAGCCTCAACTTCCACCAGGCCCAAAGCCATGGCCAATTCTTGGCAACATTCTCCATATGGGCAAAACCCCCCACGTAACTCTAGCCAGGTTTGCTCAAACCTATGGCCCCCTCATCTCACTAAGACtgggaactcaagttttgatcGTCGGCTCGTCACCCGTCGTTGCTGCCGAAATTCTCAAGACCCACGATCGCATCATGTCTGCTCGATACGTTCCTCATGCGGCGCCATTTAAGAGTCCAGAACGCAACTACTTGTCGCTTGGGTTAGCTGCTGAATGCAACGACGCATGGAAGCATCTCCGCACGATATGCCGAACCGAGCTTTTCTCGGCAAAGGCATTGCAGTCCCAGGCATGTTCGACAGAGAAGAAAGTGATGGAAATGGTGGAGTATTTGAATTCGAAGGAGGGCATGGTGGTGAAGCTTGGTGAAGTGGTTTTTGCTACTGTGTTTAATATGTTGAGCAATGTTTTGCTGTCCAGAGATCTTATGAGATTGGCGGAAGGGTGCATGGACGGAGGGATGAAAGGTGTAATCAGAGAACTGATGGAAGTGGTTTCTGCTCCAAATTTATCCGATTTTTATCCCATTTTCGGGCCACTAGATCTTCAGGGTTTGAATAAGAAATGGATGAAGCTGTTGAAGAAACTTCATACTATTTGGGAGCCGATCATtcaagagagaagagaaaggaaacaaGGCCAAGGAGATTTTTTGGATGCTCTAATTGACGACGGATTTTCCGATGACCAAATCAACCAATTACTTGTG GAGTTATTCGGTGCTGGCACAGACACCACTACCTCAACAATTGAGTGGGCAATTGCAGAACTAATAAAAAATCCAGACTCCATGAAGAAAGTTCGTGAAGAACTTGCTAGAGAATTGGGTAAAGAATTGCCAAAAGAATCAAATCTGCCTAAGCTACCATACCTTCAAGCCTGCGTGAAAGAGACCTTAAGGTTGCACCCTTCCGCACCATTGTTGCTTCCACGTCGTGCACTTGAGACTTGCCAGGTGATGAACTATACCATTCCTAAAGATGCCCAAATAATTGTAAATGCTTGGGCAATTGGACGAGATCCCATCAGTTGGAAAGATCCACTACAATTTAAGCCAGATAGGTTCCTCAACTCTACTATGGATTATAGAGGAAACGATTATGAGCTCGTACCCTTTGGTGCAGGAAGAAGAATTTGTCCCGGCCTGCCAATGGCTGCCAAGGTTGTGCCTTTGGTTGTTTCTTCACTAATCCATTCCTTTGATTGGCATCTTCCACTAGGAAATAATCCTTTCGAACTAGACATGAATGAGAAGTTTGGTATAACATTGCAGAAGGAACAACCTTTATTGCTCATTCCTACAACTAAAAAGTAA